Proteins from one Neodiprion fabricii isolate iyNeoFabr1 chromosome 5, iyNeoFabr1.1, whole genome shotgun sequence genomic window:
- the LOC124183146 gene encoding transcriptional repressor p66-beta isoform X3 has protein sequence MEAMDLDGDTVVDLSVGSSRRDSPSVPSNSADFVVPLDLGAHFSASPGLENNVPEARNIQNATRGILGAKSGEDRRPRRNLRPRTERSYAESPDEPRMNGYVNGNASDSEEGEMPPLLPIKELSSDELAERERNLRKLREDLRSEEMKLVLLKKLRQSQQLKENIAAVPKVPSKLPPPVTVQPVAHSHRTSKAPPPFLKGQPPPSRNSNSLHGPPPGILLPPMTVRSATSSTGMPPNMVIPQPPHPRGRPSSVATNVPSYHAPADRTERSTKDPTPAIAHQQLIGTQENKPSTSISTPALPEQERTREDNQTPAQRQAAAKLALRKQLEKTLLQIPPPKPPPPEMHFVPNPSNTEFIYLVGLEHVVDFITKEPATPPPPEPFECTQCRTDFTPVWKWEKSGPGGKKEGPRGQHATFQRPPAGRDPRVICEHCVTTNVKKALKAEHTNRLKTAFVKALQQEQEIEQRLAQAACPSPDPPPPKPVPKASTPTRRVATPPAPQQVAQVPAPAPTPPAPKLQDHTLAKLAESGKFSPHHAAAAAAFHQQFLRELTKNSVPGLPPQQPLPAHVLPAFNPILYPYQLAMAQATSGKGLVELQRQAADIHRQYLLDMIPSQASQAQSSQAPPRAHPHNWKT, from the exons ATGGAGGCGATGGATTTGGACGGGGATACTGTGGTTGACCTTAGCGTCGG TAGCAGTAGAAGAGACTCCCCGTCCGTCCCTTCCAATTCCGCGGACTTCGTTGTACCACTGGATTTAGGTGCTCATTTTTCGGCTAGTCCTGGATTAGAAAATAATGTGCCAGAGGCTAGAAATATACAAAATGCCACACGAGGTATACTCGGGGCCAAGTCAGGCGAAGATAGAAGACCTCGGCGCAACTTGAGACCCAGAACGGAACGAAGCTATGCTGAAAGTCCCGACGAGCCAAGAATGAATGGTTACGTAAACGGAAATGCATCAGATAGCGAGGAAG GAGAAATGCCGCCGTTGTTACCAATCAAGGAATTAAGTTCGGACGAATTAGCGGAGCGTGAAAGAAATCTTAGAAAACTAAGGGAAGATCTGAGAtctgaagaaatgaaattagtATTGCTTAAAAAGTTGAGACAGTCGCAGCAGCTCAAAGAAAATATTGCGGCTGTTCCAAAAGTACCCAGTAAATTACCACCGCCAGTAACAGTACAACCAGTGGCGCACAG TCATAGGACCAGCAAAGCGCCACCGCCGTTTTTAAAAGGCCAACCTCCTCCCAGCAGAAATAGTAACAGTTTACACGGGCCACCTCCTGGTATACTGCTTCCACCAATGACTGTTAGAAGTGCTACTTCTAGTACCGGTATGCCACCAAATATGGTAATACCACAACCACCTCATCCCAGAGGTAGACCTTCGAGCGTAGCCACCAATGTTCCAAGTTATCACGCCCCAGCTGATAGAACTGAAAGATCTACCAAAGATCCAACACCTGCAATCGCTCATCAG CAGCTTATTGGAACTCAGGAAAACAAACCCAGCACATCGATAAGCACCCCTGCGCTTCCTGAGCAG GAAAGGACACGAGAAGATAATCAGACACCTGCACAGCGTCAGGCAGCGGCGAAGTTAGCTCTTCGTAAGCAACTAGAAAAGACACTGCTTCAAATTCCACCACCAAAGCCGCCGCCACCAGAAATGCATTTTGTACCGAATCCTTCTAATACGGAGTTCATTTATCTCGTTGGATTGGAACATGTTGTAGATTTTATAACGAAAGAACCTGCTACACCTCCGCCTCCCGAACCATTCGAGTGTACTCAATGTAGAACAGATTTCACCCCCGTTTGGAAATGGGAAAAGTCAGGTCCCGGTGGTAAAAAAGAAGGTCCACGCGGACAACACGCTACCTTTCAACGACCTCCTGCTGGTCGTGATCCTAGAGTTATATGCGAACATTGTGTAACTACTAATGTCAAAAAGGCCCTCAAAGCTGAACACACTAATCG GTTAAAAACAGCATTTGTAAAAGCACTACAGCAGGAACAGGAAATAGAACAGAGACTGGCACAGGCAGCTTGTCCGAGCCCTGATCCTCCTCCTCCAAAGCCAGTCCCAAAAGCATCGACGCCCACAAGGAGAGTGGCTACTCCTCCAGCACCTCAGCAAGTTGCACAAGTCCCAGCACCTGCGCCTACACCTCCGGCGCCAAAACTTCAAGATCATACGCTGGCCAAACTCGCAGAGAGTGGAAAATTCAGTCCGCATCACGCAGCTGCTGCGGCTGCATTCCATCAACAGTTTCTTAGAg AACTGACGAAAAATTCAGTACCTGGACTCCCACCTCAACAGCCATTGCCGGCACATGTATTACCGGCGTTCAATCCGATTTTGTACCCGTATCAGCTTGCCATGGCACAAGCGACCAGTGGAAAGGGCCTTGTTGAGCTTCAAAGACAGGCAGCTGATATTCACCGTCAATATTTACTGGACATGATACCATCTCAGGCATCTCAGGCTCAAAGTAGTCAGGCTCCGCCGAGGGCTCACCCGCACAACTGGAAGACGTAA
- the LOC124183146 gene encoding transcriptional repressor p66-beta isoform X1 → MEAMDLDGDTVVDLSVGSSSRRDSPSVPSNSADFVVPLDLGAHFSASPGLENNVPEARNIQNATRGILGAKSGEDRRPRRNLRPRTERSYAESPDEPRMNGYVNGNASDSEEGEMPPLLPIKELSSDELAERERNLRKLREDLRSEEMKLVLLKKLRQSQQLKENIAAVPKVPSKLPPPVTVQPVAHSHRTSKAPPPFLKGQPPPSRNSNSLHGPPPGILLPPMTVRSATSSTGMPPNMVIPQPPHPRGRPSSVATNVPSYHAPADRTERSTKDPTPAIAHQQLIGTQENKPSTSISTPALPEQERTREDNQTPAQRQAAAKLALRKQLEKTLLQIPPPKPPPPEMHFVPNPSNTEFIYLVGLEHVVDFITKEPATPPPPEPFECTQCRTDFTPVWKWEKSGPGGKKEGPRGQHATFQRPPAGRDPRVICEHCVTTNVKKALKAEHTNRLKTAFVKALQQEQEIEQRLAQAACPSPDPPPPKPVPKASTPTRRVATPPAPQQVAQVPAPAPTPPAPKLQDHTLAKLAESGKFSPHHAAAAAAFHQQFLRELTKNSVPGLPPQQPLPAHVLPAFNPILYPYQLAMAQATSGKGLVELQRQAADIHRQYLLDMIPSQASQAQSSQAPPRAHPHNWKT, encoded by the exons ATGGAGGCGATGGATTTGGACGGGGATACTGTGGTTGACCTTAGCGTCGG CAGTAGCAGTAGAAGAGACTCCCCGTCCGTCCCTTCCAATTCCGCGGACTTCGTTGTACCACTGGATTTAGGTGCTCATTTTTCGGCTAGTCCTGGATTAGAAAATAATGTGCCAGAGGCTAGAAATATACAAAATGCCACACGAGGTATACTCGGGGCCAAGTCAGGCGAAGATAGAAGACCTCGGCGCAACTTGAGACCCAGAACGGAACGAAGCTATGCTGAAAGTCCCGACGAGCCAAGAATGAATGGTTACGTAAACGGAAATGCATCAGATAGCGAGGAAG GAGAAATGCCGCCGTTGTTACCAATCAAGGAATTAAGTTCGGACGAATTAGCGGAGCGTGAAAGAAATCTTAGAAAACTAAGGGAAGATCTGAGAtctgaagaaatgaaattagtATTGCTTAAAAAGTTGAGACAGTCGCAGCAGCTCAAAGAAAATATTGCGGCTGTTCCAAAAGTACCCAGTAAATTACCACCGCCAGTAACAGTACAACCAGTGGCGCACAG TCATAGGACCAGCAAAGCGCCACCGCCGTTTTTAAAAGGCCAACCTCCTCCCAGCAGAAATAGTAACAGTTTACACGGGCCACCTCCTGGTATACTGCTTCCACCAATGACTGTTAGAAGTGCTACTTCTAGTACCGGTATGCCACCAAATATGGTAATACCACAACCACCTCATCCCAGAGGTAGACCTTCGAGCGTAGCCACCAATGTTCCAAGTTATCACGCCCCAGCTGATAGAACTGAAAGATCTACCAAAGATCCAACACCTGCAATCGCTCATCAG CAGCTTATTGGAACTCAGGAAAACAAACCCAGCACATCGATAAGCACCCCTGCGCTTCCTGAGCAG GAAAGGACACGAGAAGATAATCAGACACCTGCACAGCGTCAGGCAGCGGCGAAGTTAGCTCTTCGTAAGCAACTAGAAAAGACACTGCTTCAAATTCCACCACCAAAGCCGCCGCCACCAGAAATGCATTTTGTACCGAATCCTTCTAATACGGAGTTCATTTATCTCGTTGGATTGGAACATGTTGTAGATTTTATAACGAAAGAACCTGCTACACCTCCGCCTCCCGAACCATTCGAGTGTACTCAATGTAGAACAGATTTCACCCCCGTTTGGAAATGGGAAAAGTCAGGTCCCGGTGGTAAAAAAGAAGGTCCACGCGGACAACACGCTACCTTTCAACGACCTCCTGCTGGTCGTGATCCTAGAGTTATATGCGAACATTGTGTAACTACTAATGTCAAAAAGGCCCTCAAAGCTGAACACACTAATCG GTTAAAAACAGCATTTGTAAAAGCACTACAGCAGGAACAGGAAATAGAACAGAGACTGGCACAGGCAGCTTGTCCGAGCCCTGATCCTCCTCCTCCAAAGCCAGTCCCAAAAGCATCGACGCCCACAAGGAGAGTGGCTACTCCTCCAGCACCTCAGCAAGTTGCACAAGTCCCAGCACCTGCGCCTACACCTCCGGCGCCAAAACTTCAAGATCATACGCTGGCCAAACTCGCAGAGAGTGGAAAATTCAGTCCGCATCACGCAGCTGCTGCGGCTGCATTCCATCAACAGTTTCTTAGAg AACTGACGAAAAATTCAGTACCTGGACTCCCACCTCAACAGCCATTGCCGGCACATGTATTACCGGCGTTCAATCCGATTTTGTACCCGTATCAGCTTGCCATGGCACAAGCGACCAGTGGAAAGGGCCTTGTTGAGCTTCAAAGACAGGCAGCTGATATTCACCGTCAATATTTACTGGACATGATACCATCTCAGGCATCTCAGGCTCAAAGTAGTCAGGCTCCGCCGAGGGCTCACCCGCACAACTGGAAGACGTAA
- the LOC124183146 gene encoding transcriptional repressor p66-beta isoform X4 produces the protein MEAMDLDGDTVVDLSVGSSSRRDSPSVPSNSADFVVPLDLGAHFSASPGLENNVPEARNIQNATRGILGAKSGEDRRPRRNLRPRTERSYAESPDEPRMNGYVNGNASDSEEGEMPPLLPIKELSSDELAERERNLRKLREDLRSEEMKLVLLKKLRQSQQLKENIAAVPKVPSKLPPPVTVQPVAHSHRTSKAPPPFLKGQPPPSRNSNSLHGPPPGILLPPMTVRSATSSTGMPPNMVIPQPPHPRGRPSSVATNVPSYHAPADRTERSTKDPTPAIAHQERTREDNQTPAQRQAAAKLALRKQLEKTLLQIPPPKPPPPEMHFVPNPSNTEFIYLVGLEHVVDFITKEPATPPPPEPFECTQCRTDFTPVWKWEKSGPGGKKEGPRGQHATFQRPPAGRDPRVICEHCVTTNVKKALKAEHTNRLKTAFVKALQQEQEIEQRLAQAACPSPDPPPPKPVPKASTPTRRVATPPAPQQVAQVPAPAPTPPAPKLQDHTLAKLAESGKFSPHHAAAAAAFHQQFLRELTKNSVPGLPPQQPLPAHVLPAFNPILYPYQLAMAQATSGKGLVELQRQAADIHRQYLLDMIPSQASQAQSSQAPPRAHPHNWKT, from the exons ATGGAGGCGATGGATTTGGACGGGGATACTGTGGTTGACCTTAGCGTCGG CAGTAGCAGTAGAAGAGACTCCCCGTCCGTCCCTTCCAATTCCGCGGACTTCGTTGTACCACTGGATTTAGGTGCTCATTTTTCGGCTAGTCCTGGATTAGAAAATAATGTGCCAGAGGCTAGAAATATACAAAATGCCACACGAGGTATACTCGGGGCCAAGTCAGGCGAAGATAGAAGACCTCGGCGCAACTTGAGACCCAGAACGGAACGAAGCTATGCTGAAAGTCCCGACGAGCCAAGAATGAATGGTTACGTAAACGGAAATGCATCAGATAGCGAGGAAG GAGAAATGCCGCCGTTGTTACCAATCAAGGAATTAAGTTCGGACGAATTAGCGGAGCGTGAAAGAAATCTTAGAAAACTAAGGGAAGATCTGAGAtctgaagaaatgaaattagtATTGCTTAAAAAGTTGAGACAGTCGCAGCAGCTCAAAGAAAATATTGCGGCTGTTCCAAAAGTACCCAGTAAATTACCACCGCCAGTAACAGTACAACCAGTGGCGCACAG TCATAGGACCAGCAAAGCGCCACCGCCGTTTTTAAAAGGCCAACCTCCTCCCAGCAGAAATAGTAACAGTTTACACGGGCCACCTCCTGGTATACTGCTTCCACCAATGACTGTTAGAAGTGCTACTTCTAGTACCGGTATGCCACCAAATATGGTAATACCACAACCACCTCATCCCAGAGGTAGACCTTCGAGCGTAGCCACCAATGTTCCAAGTTATCACGCCCCAGCTGATAGAACTGAAAGATCTACCAAAGATCCAACACCTGCAATCGCTCATCAG GAAAGGACACGAGAAGATAATCAGACACCTGCACAGCGTCAGGCAGCGGCGAAGTTAGCTCTTCGTAAGCAACTAGAAAAGACACTGCTTCAAATTCCACCACCAAAGCCGCCGCCACCAGAAATGCATTTTGTACCGAATCCTTCTAATACGGAGTTCATTTATCTCGTTGGATTGGAACATGTTGTAGATTTTATAACGAAAGAACCTGCTACACCTCCGCCTCCCGAACCATTCGAGTGTACTCAATGTAGAACAGATTTCACCCCCGTTTGGAAATGGGAAAAGTCAGGTCCCGGTGGTAAAAAAGAAGGTCCACGCGGACAACACGCTACCTTTCAACGACCTCCTGCTGGTCGTGATCCTAGAGTTATATGCGAACATTGTGTAACTACTAATGTCAAAAAGGCCCTCAAAGCTGAACACACTAATCG GTTAAAAACAGCATTTGTAAAAGCACTACAGCAGGAACAGGAAATAGAACAGAGACTGGCACAGGCAGCTTGTCCGAGCCCTGATCCTCCTCCTCCAAAGCCAGTCCCAAAAGCATCGACGCCCACAAGGAGAGTGGCTACTCCTCCAGCACCTCAGCAAGTTGCACAAGTCCCAGCACCTGCGCCTACACCTCCGGCGCCAAAACTTCAAGATCATACGCTGGCCAAACTCGCAGAGAGTGGAAAATTCAGTCCGCATCACGCAGCTGCTGCGGCTGCATTCCATCAACAGTTTCTTAGAg AACTGACGAAAAATTCAGTACCTGGACTCCCACCTCAACAGCCATTGCCGGCACATGTATTACCGGCGTTCAATCCGATTTTGTACCCGTATCAGCTTGCCATGGCACAAGCGACCAGTGGAAAGGGCCTTGTTGAGCTTCAAAGACAGGCAGCTGATATTCACCGTCAATATTTACTGGACATGATACCATCTCAGGCATCTCAGGCTCAAAGTAGTCAGGCTCCGCCGAGGGCTCACCCGCACAACTGGAAGACGTAA
- the LOC124183146 gene encoding transcriptional repressor p66-beta isoform X2: MEAMDLDGDTVVDLSVGSSSRRDSPSVPSNSADFVVPLDLGAHFSASPGLENNVPEARNIQNATRGILGAKSGEDRRPRRNLRPRTERSYAESPDEPRMNGYVNGNASDSEEGEMPPLLPIKELSSDELAERERNLRKLREDLRSEEMKLVLLKKLRQSQQLKENIAAVPKVPSKLPPPVTVQPVAHSHRTSKAPPPFLKGQPPPSRNSNSLHGPPPGILLPPMTVRSATSSTGMPPNMVIPQPPHPRGRPSSVATNVPSYHAPADRTERSTKDPTPAIAHQLIGTQENKPSTSISTPALPEQERTREDNQTPAQRQAAAKLALRKQLEKTLLQIPPPKPPPPEMHFVPNPSNTEFIYLVGLEHVVDFITKEPATPPPPEPFECTQCRTDFTPVWKWEKSGPGGKKEGPRGQHATFQRPPAGRDPRVICEHCVTTNVKKALKAEHTNRLKTAFVKALQQEQEIEQRLAQAACPSPDPPPPKPVPKASTPTRRVATPPAPQQVAQVPAPAPTPPAPKLQDHTLAKLAESGKFSPHHAAAAAAFHQQFLRELTKNSVPGLPPQQPLPAHVLPAFNPILYPYQLAMAQATSGKGLVELQRQAADIHRQYLLDMIPSQASQAQSSQAPPRAHPHNWKT, from the exons ATGGAGGCGATGGATTTGGACGGGGATACTGTGGTTGACCTTAGCGTCGG CAGTAGCAGTAGAAGAGACTCCCCGTCCGTCCCTTCCAATTCCGCGGACTTCGTTGTACCACTGGATTTAGGTGCTCATTTTTCGGCTAGTCCTGGATTAGAAAATAATGTGCCAGAGGCTAGAAATATACAAAATGCCACACGAGGTATACTCGGGGCCAAGTCAGGCGAAGATAGAAGACCTCGGCGCAACTTGAGACCCAGAACGGAACGAAGCTATGCTGAAAGTCCCGACGAGCCAAGAATGAATGGTTACGTAAACGGAAATGCATCAGATAGCGAGGAAG GAGAAATGCCGCCGTTGTTACCAATCAAGGAATTAAGTTCGGACGAATTAGCGGAGCGTGAAAGAAATCTTAGAAAACTAAGGGAAGATCTGAGAtctgaagaaatgaaattagtATTGCTTAAAAAGTTGAGACAGTCGCAGCAGCTCAAAGAAAATATTGCGGCTGTTCCAAAAGTACCCAGTAAATTACCACCGCCAGTAACAGTACAACCAGTGGCGCACAG TCATAGGACCAGCAAAGCGCCACCGCCGTTTTTAAAAGGCCAACCTCCTCCCAGCAGAAATAGTAACAGTTTACACGGGCCACCTCCTGGTATACTGCTTCCACCAATGACTGTTAGAAGTGCTACTTCTAGTACCGGTATGCCACCAAATATGGTAATACCACAACCACCTCATCCCAGAGGTAGACCTTCGAGCGTAGCCACCAATGTTCCAAGTTATCACGCCCCAGCTGATAGAACTGAAAGATCTACCAAAGATCCAACACCTGCAATCGCTCATCAG CTTATTGGAACTCAGGAAAACAAACCCAGCACATCGATAAGCACCCCTGCGCTTCCTGAGCAG GAAAGGACACGAGAAGATAATCAGACACCTGCACAGCGTCAGGCAGCGGCGAAGTTAGCTCTTCGTAAGCAACTAGAAAAGACACTGCTTCAAATTCCACCACCAAAGCCGCCGCCACCAGAAATGCATTTTGTACCGAATCCTTCTAATACGGAGTTCATTTATCTCGTTGGATTGGAACATGTTGTAGATTTTATAACGAAAGAACCTGCTACACCTCCGCCTCCCGAACCATTCGAGTGTACTCAATGTAGAACAGATTTCACCCCCGTTTGGAAATGGGAAAAGTCAGGTCCCGGTGGTAAAAAAGAAGGTCCACGCGGACAACACGCTACCTTTCAACGACCTCCTGCTGGTCGTGATCCTAGAGTTATATGCGAACATTGTGTAACTACTAATGTCAAAAAGGCCCTCAAAGCTGAACACACTAATCG GTTAAAAACAGCATTTGTAAAAGCACTACAGCAGGAACAGGAAATAGAACAGAGACTGGCACAGGCAGCTTGTCCGAGCCCTGATCCTCCTCCTCCAAAGCCAGTCCCAAAAGCATCGACGCCCACAAGGAGAGTGGCTACTCCTCCAGCACCTCAGCAAGTTGCACAAGTCCCAGCACCTGCGCCTACACCTCCGGCGCCAAAACTTCAAGATCATACGCTGGCCAAACTCGCAGAGAGTGGAAAATTCAGTCCGCATCACGCAGCTGCTGCGGCTGCATTCCATCAACAGTTTCTTAGAg AACTGACGAAAAATTCAGTACCTGGACTCCCACCTCAACAGCCATTGCCGGCACATGTATTACCGGCGTTCAATCCGATTTTGTACCCGTATCAGCTTGCCATGGCACAAGCGACCAGTGGAAAGGGCCTTGTTGAGCTTCAAAGACAGGCAGCTGATATTCACCGTCAATATTTACTGGACATGATACCATCTCAGGCATCTCAGGCTCAAAGTAGTCAGGCTCCGCCGAGGGCTCACCCGCACAACTGGAAGACGTAA